Proteins encoded by one window of Vitis vinifera cultivar Pinot Noir 40024 chromosome 10, ASM3070453v1:
- the LOC100267448 gene encoding putative E3 ubiquitin-protein ligase RING1a isoform X1, with protein MPAQKRAFDAMEGDPLQRHHGNHHEPPEDGDGYESDRSPSWSNGEKDEFVIVKLAEIRKEVQCPICLGIIRKTRTVMECLHRFCRECIDKSMRLGNNECPACRTHCASRRSLRDDPNYDALIAALYPDIDKYEQEVYLTNSMPSQIGKELAFHEEEKTRNKQIQASIAQTLRRQSEALGRKRTTAKATAAAFARRSQGNYRRGRRNYRATDLLGSEDDEDANGNDGGKDSSSAEDHSAEVKPKRSRRWGGVRFSQPSSGAANADGGGDENDLEPNREAMGASAGLVGNSEILAWGKGGMRSHTRYGSVSGGNGKNARSSRLSKLVDYLRNLDQNDDELDIHLMLVSLDEQRIPSLQTPYLCCRPTLSVRHLCQYVALQTPLLADEVEILVIKEQLSKLNPSNSSSPDPCSDRLQVLEAQETLAVLKTMRNANQSHLVNPTLQSFWHMIFEMHN; from the exons ATGCCAGCACAGAAGCGAGCTTTCGATGCAATGGAGGGTGATCCTCTGCAGCGCCACCACGGAAACCACCATGAGCCACCAGAAGATGGGGACGGATACG AATCTGATCGAAGCCCTTCGTGGAGTAACGGAGAGAAGGACGA ATTTGTCATAGTAAAATTGGCAGAAATACGCAAGGAAGTGCAGTGTCCAATTTGCCTTG GGATCATCCGGAAGACTCGAACAGTAATGGAATGCTTGCATCGCTTCTGCAGGGAATGCATTGACAAATCCATGCGACTGGG TAACAATGAGTGTCCTGCATGCCGCACACATTGTGCTAGTCGTCGTTCTTTGAGAGATGATCCAAACTATGATGCTCTGATAGCAGCCCTATATCCAGATATTGATAAGTATGAGCAGGAGGTATATTTGACCAATTCAATGCCATCTCAGATTGGAAAG GAACTGGCTTTTCATGAAGAGGAGAAGACTCGTAATAAGCAG ATCCAAGCTTCTATTGCCCAAACTTTGCGAAGACAATCAGAAGCGCTTGGCAGGAAAAGGACAACAGCAAAAGCCACTGCGGCTGCATTTGCAAGGAGATCCCAGGGTAATTATCGACGGGGGAGGAGGAACTATCGAGCTACTGATCTTCTAGGATCTGAGGATGATGAGGATGCAAATGGTAATGATGGAGGCAAAGATTCATCTTCTGCTGAAGATCATTCTGCAGAAGTCAAACCAAAAAGAAGCAGGAGGTGGGGAGGAGTTCGGTTTTCTCAGCCTTCCTCGGGAGCCGCCAATGCAGATGGAGGGGGTGATGAAAATGATTTGGAACCAAACAGAGAAGCCATGGGTGCATCTGCAGGGCTTGTTGGCAACTCAGAAATACTTGCATGGGGCAAAGGTGGCATGCGGAGTCACACTCGATATGGCAGTGTGAGTGGTGGTAATGGTAAGAATGCACGGAGCAGCCGCCTCTCTAAGTTGGTAGATTATCTCCGTAACTTGGACCAAAATGATGATGAG TTGGATATCCATCTCATGCTTGTTTCACTAGATGAACAAAGAATACCGAGTCTGCAGACGCCATACCTTTGCTGCAGGCCCACTTTGTCTGTTAGACACCTCTGCCAG TATGTTGCTCTTCAAACCCCATTGCTAGCCGATGAAGTTGAGATATTGGTGATAAAAGAGCAACTTTCCAAGCTAAACCCTTCAAACTCCAGCAGCCCCGACCCATGCAGTGATAGGTTGCAAGTTTTAGAAGCACAAGAAACTCTGGCAGTACTCAAGACCATGCGCAATGCCAACCAAAGCCATCTGGTAAACCCTACCCTCCAGAGTTTTTGGCATATGATATTTGAGATGCACAATTAA
- the LOC100267448 gene encoding putative E3 ubiquitin-protein ligase RING1a isoform X2: MPAQKRAFDAMEGDPLQRHHGNHHEPPEDGDGYESDRSPSWSNGEKDEFVIVKLAEIRKEVQCPICLGIIRKTRTVMECLHRFCRECIDKSMRLGNNECPACRTHCASRRSLRDDPNYDALIAALYPDIDKYEQEVYLTNSMPSQIGKELAFHEEEKTRNKQIQASIAQTLRRQSEALGRKRTTAKATAAAFARRSQGNYRRGRRNYRATDLLGSEDDEDANGNDGGKDSSSAEDHSAEVKPKRSRRWGGVRFSQPSSGAANADGGGDENDLEPNREAMGASAGLVGNSEILAWGKGGMRSHTRYGSVSGGNGKNARSSRLSKLVDYLRNLDQNDDELDIHLMLVSLDEQRIPSLQTPYLCCRPTLSVRHLCQYVALQTPLLADEVEILVIKEQLSKLNPSNSSSPDPCSDRLQVLEAQETLAVLKTMRNANQSHLLLAYRRKLSA, translated from the exons ATGCCAGCACAGAAGCGAGCTTTCGATGCAATGGAGGGTGATCCTCTGCAGCGCCACCACGGAAACCACCATGAGCCACCAGAAGATGGGGACGGATACG AATCTGATCGAAGCCCTTCGTGGAGTAACGGAGAGAAGGACGA ATTTGTCATAGTAAAATTGGCAGAAATACGCAAGGAAGTGCAGTGTCCAATTTGCCTTG GGATCATCCGGAAGACTCGAACAGTAATGGAATGCTTGCATCGCTTCTGCAGGGAATGCATTGACAAATCCATGCGACTGGG TAACAATGAGTGTCCTGCATGCCGCACACATTGTGCTAGTCGTCGTTCTTTGAGAGATGATCCAAACTATGATGCTCTGATAGCAGCCCTATATCCAGATATTGATAAGTATGAGCAGGAGGTATATTTGACCAATTCAATGCCATCTCAGATTGGAAAG GAACTGGCTTTTCATGAAGAGGAGAAGACTCGTAATAAGCAG ATCCAAGCTTCTATTGCCCAAACTTTGCGAAGACAATCAGAAGCGCTTGGCAGGAAAAGGACAACAGCAAAAGCCACTGCGGCTGCATTTGCAAGGAGATCCCAGGGTAATTATCGACGGGGGAGGAGGAACTATCGAGCTACTGATCTTCTAGGATCTGAGGATGATGAGGATGCAAATGGTAATGATGGAGGCAAAGATTCATCTTCTGCTGAAGATCATTCTGCAGAAGTCAAACCAAAAAGAAGCAGGAGGTGGGGAGGAGTTCGGTTTTCTCAGCCTTCCTCGGGAGCCGCCAATGCAGATGGAGGGGGTGATGAAAATGATTTGGAACCAAACAGAGAAGCCATGGGTGCATCTGCAGGGCTTGTTGGCAACTCAGAAATACTTGCATGGGGCAAAGGTGGCATGCGGAGTCACACTCGATATGGCAGTGTGAGTGGTGGTAATGGTAAGAATGCACGGAGCAGCCGCCTCTCTAAGTTGGTAGATTATCTCCGTAACTTGGACCAAAATGATGATGAG TTGGATATCCATCTCATGCTTGTTTCACTAGATGAACAAAGAATACCGAGTCTGCAGACGCCATACCTTTGCTGCAGGCCCACTTTGTCTGTTAGACACCTCTGCCAG TATGTTGCTCTTCAAACCCCATTGCTAGCCGATGAAGTTGAGATATTGGTGATAAAAGAGCAACTTTCCAAGCTAAACCCTTCAAACTCCAGCAGCCCCGACCCATGCAGTGATAGGTTGCAAGTTTTAGAAGCACAAGAAACTCTGGCAGTACTCAAGACCATGCGCAATGCCAACCAAAGCCATCTG CTTCTTGCATACCGGAGAAAGTTGTCAGCTTAG
- the LOC100267448 gene encoding putative E3 ubiquitin-protein ligase RING1a isoform X4 encodes MPAQKRAFDAMEGDPLQRHHGNHHEPPEDGDGYESDRSPSWSNGEKDEFVIVKLAEIRKEVQCPICLGIIRKTRTVMECLHRFCRECIDKSMRLGNNECPACRTHCASRRSLRDDPNYDALIAALYPDIDKYEQEELAFHEEEKTRNKQIQASIAQTLRRQSEALGRKRTTAKATAAAFARRSQGNYRRGRRNYRATDLLGSEDDEDANGNDGGKDSSSAEDHSAEVKPKRSRRWGGVRFSQPSSGAANADGGGDENDLEPNREAMGASAGLVGNSEILAWGKGGMRSHTRYGSVSGGNGKNARSSRLSKLVDYLRNLDQNDDELDIHLMLVSLDEQRIPSLQTPYLCCRPTLSVRHLCQYVALQTPLLADEVEILVIKEQLSKLNPSNSSSPDPCSDRLQVLEAQETLAVLKTMRNANQSHLLLAYRRKLSA; translated from the exons ATGCCAGCACAGAAGCGAGCTTTCGATGCAATGGAGGGTGATCCTCTGCAGCGCCACCACGGAAACCACCATGAGCCACCAGAAGATGGGGACGGATACG AATCTGATCGAAGCCCTTCGTGGAGTAACGGAGAGAAGGACGA ATTTGTCATAGTAAAATTGGCAGAAATACGCAAGGAAGTGCAGTGTCCAATTTGCCTTG GGATCATCCGGAAGACTCGAACAGTAATGGAATGCTTGCATCGCTTCTGCAGGGAATGCATTGACAAATCCATGCGACTGGG TAACAATGAGTGTCCTGCATGCCGCACACATTGTGCTAGTCGTCGTTCTTTGAGAGATGATCCAAACTATGATGCTCTGATAGCAGCCCTATATCCAGATATTGATAAGTATGAGCAGGAG GAACTGGCTTTTCATGAAGAGGAGAAGACTCGTAATAAGCAG ATCCAAGCTTCTATTGCCCAAACTTTGCGAAGACAATCAGAAGCGCTTGGCAGGAAAAGGACAACAGCAAAAGCCACTGCGGCTGCATTTGCAAGGAGATCCCAGGGTAATTATCGACGGGGGAGGAGGAACTATCGAGCTACTGATCTTCTAGGATCTGAGGATGATGAGGATGCAAATGGTAATGATGGAGGCAAAGATTCATCTTCTGCTGAAGATCATTCTGCAGAAGTCAAACCAAAAAGAAGCAGGAGGTGGGGAGGAGTTCGGTTTTCTCAGCCTTCCTCGGGAGCCGCCAATGCAGATGGAGGGGGTGATGAAAATGATTTGGAACCAAACAGAGAAGCCATGGGTGCATCTGCAGGGCTTGTTGGCAACTCAGAAATACTTGCATGGGGCAAAGGTGGCATGCGGAGTCACACTCGATATGGCAGTGTGAGTGGTGGTAATGGTAAGAATGCACGGAGCAGCCGCCTCTCTAAGTTGGTAGATTATCTCCGTAACTTGGACCAAAATGATGATGAG TTGGATATCCATCTCATGCTTGTTTCACTAGATGAACAAAGAATACCGAGTCTGCAGACGCCATACCTTTGCTGCAGGCCCACTTTGTCTGTTAGACACCTCTGCCAG TATGTTGCTCTTCAAACCCCATTGCTAGCCGATGAAGTTGAGATATTGGTGATAAAAGAGCAACTTTCCAAGCTAAACCCTTCAAACTCCAGCAGCCCCGACCCATGCAGTGATAGGTTGCAAGTTTTAGAAGCACAAGAAACTCTGGCAGTACTCAAGACCATGCGCAATGCCAACCAAAGCCATCTG CTTCTTGCATACCGGAGAAAGTTGTCAGCTTAG
- the LOC100267448 gene encoding putative E3 ubiquitin-protein ligase RING1a isoform X3 — MPAQKRAFDAMEGDPLQRHHGNHHEPPEDGDGYESDRSPSWSNGEKDEFVIVKLAEIRKEVQCPICLGIIRKTRTVMECLHRFCRECIDKSMRLGNNECPACRTHCASRRSLRDDPNYDALIAALYPDIDKYEQEELAFHEEEKTRNKQIQASIAQTLRRQSEALGRKRTTAKATAAAFARRSQGNYRRGRRNYRATDLLGSEDDEDANGNDGGKDSSSAEDHSAEVKPKRSRRWGGVRFSQPSSGAANADGGGDENDLEPNREAMGASAGLVGNSEILAWGKGGMRSHTRYGSVSGGNGKNARSSRLSKLVDYLRNLDQNDDELDIHLMLVSLDEQRIPSLQTPYLCCRPTLSVRHLCQYVALQTPLLADEVEILVIKEQLSKLNPSNSSSPDPCSDRLQVLEAQETLAVLKTMRNANQSHLVNPTLQSFWHMIFEMHN; from the exons ATGCCAGCACAGAAGCGAGCTTTCGATGCAATGGAGGGTGATCCTCTGCAGCGCCACCACGGAAACCACCATGAGCCACCAGAAGATGGGGACGGATACG AATCTGATCGAAGCCCTTCGTGGAGTAACGGAGAGAAGGACGA ATTTGTCATAGTAAAATTGGCAGAAATACGCAAGGAAGTGCAGTGTCCAATTTGCCTTG GGATCATCCGGAAGACTCGAACAGTAATGGAATGCTTGCATCGCTTCTGCAGGGAATGCATTGACAAATCCATGCGACTGGG TAACAATGAGTGTCCTGCATGCCGCACACATTGTGCTAGTCGTCGTTCTTTGAGAGATGATCCAAACTATGATGCTCTGATAGCAGCCCTATATCCAGATATTGATAAGTATGAGCAGGAG GAACTGGCTTTTCATGAAGAGGAGAAGACTCGTAATAAGCAG ATCCAAGCTTCTATTGCCCAAACTTTGCGAAGACAATCAGAAGCGCTTGGCAGGAAAAGGACAACAGCAAAAGCCACTGCGGCTGCATTTGCAAGGAGATCCCAGGGTAATTATCGACGGGGGAGGAGGAACTATCGAGCTACTGATCTTCTAGGATCTGAGGATGATGAGGATGCAAATGGTAATGATGGAGGCAAAGATTCATCTTCTGCTGAAGATCATTCTGCAGAAGTCAAACCAAAAAGAAGCAGGAGGTGGGGAGGAGTTCGGTTTTCTCAGCCTTCCTCGGGAGCCGCCAATGCAGATGGAGGGGGTGATGAAAATGATTTGGAACCAAACAGAGAAGCCATGGGTGCATCTGCAGGGCTTGTTGGCAACTCAGAAATACTTGCATGGGGCAAAGGTGGCATGCGGAGTCACACTCGATATGGCAGTGTGAGTGGTGGTAATGGTAAGAATGCACGGAGCAGCCGCCTCTCTAAGTTGGTAGATTATCTCCGTAACTTGGACCAAAATGATGATGAG TTGGATATCCATCTCATGCTTGTTTCACTAGATGAACAAAGAATACCGAGTCTGCAGACGCCATACCTTTGCTGCAGGCCCACTTTGTCTGTTAGACACCTCTGCCAG TATGTTGCTCTTCAAACCCCATTGCTAGCCGATGAAGTTGAGATATTGGTGATAAAAGAGCAACTTTCCAAGCTAAACCCTTCAAACTCCAGCAGCCCCGACCCATGCAGTGATAGGTTGCAAGTTTTAGAAGCACAAGAAACTCTGGCAGTACTCAAGACCATGCGCAATGCCAACCAAAGCCATCTGGTAAACCCTACCCTCCAGAGTTTTTGGCATATGATATTTGAGATGCACAATTAA
- the LOC100260521 gene encoding auxin-repressed 12.5 kDa protein isoform X2, whose protein sequence is MVLLEKLWDDVVAGPQPDRGLGKLRKLTTKPLSVKTDEGESSKYQRSMSMPASPGTPATPMTPTTPTSARKDNVWRSVFHPGSNLATKGMGSDYFDKPTKKDTPTVYDWLYSGETRTKHHH, encoded by the exons ATGGTTTTGCTTGAGAAGCTTTGGGATGATGTTGTGGCTGGGCCTCAGCCTGATCGTGGTCTGGGCAAGCTCAGGAAGCTCACCACCAAGCCCTTGAGCGTTAAAACTG ATGAAGGAGAAAGCAGCAAGTACCAGAGGTCCATGTCGATGCCGGCGAGCCCTGGAACTCCGGCGACGCCTATGACTCCCACCACTCCCACGTCGGCTCGTAAGGACAACGTTTGGAGGAGCGTGTTCCACCCAGGTAGCAACCTCGCCACCAAGGGGATGGGTTCTGATTACTTCGACAAGCCAACTAAGAAGGACACCCCAACTGTTTACGACTG GCTTTACAGTGGGGAGACAAGGACCAAGCACCACCACTGA
- the LOC100260521 gene encoding auxin-repressed 12.5 kDa protein isoform X1, translated as MVLLEKLWDDVVAGPQPDRGLGKLRKLTTKPLSVKTDEGESSKYQRSMSMPASPGTPATPMTPTTPTSARKDNVWRSVFHPGSNLATKGMGSDYFDKPTKKDTPTVYDWYVPTPVHLHACKA; from the exons ATGGTTTTGCTTGAGAAGCTTTGGGATGATGTTGTGGCTGGGCCTCAGCCTGATCGTGGTCTGGGCAAGCTCAGGAAGCTCACCACCAAGCCCTTGAGCGTTAAAACTG ATGAAGGAGAAAGCAGCAAGTACCAGAGGTCCATGTCGATGCCGGCGAGCCCTGGAACTCCGGCGACGCCTATGACTCCCACCACTCCCACGTCGGCTCGTAAGGACAACGTTTGGAGGAGCGTGTTCCACCCAGGTAGCAACCTCGCCACCAAGGGGATGGGTTCTGATTACTTCGACAAGCCAACTAAGAAGGACACCCCAACTGTTTACGACTGGTACGTACCTACGCCTGTTCATCTCCATGCATGTAAAGCGTAG